One genomic segment of Penaeus chinensis breed Huanghai No. 1 chromosome 24, ASM1920278v2, whole genome shotgun sequence includes these proteins:
- the LOC125038060 gene encoding tumor necrosis factor-inducible gene 6 protein-like → MSIALRNAKNTKKYEKEQAVDSLKLMEDNLIQETLQSLSRDGTVPCKCRHSPVPANEYAVEMPCPGPFNVTGMYGFVVSPGYPGNYGHHRDCTLDLWSTHGTRIVLTWLDFHLEPSEGCRKDSVTITDYDSSGKPVGKNTTCGCGITDRTLFTSNHVSLHFRSDAHGNFCGFEFFWYSIYKE, encoded by the exons ATGTCCATAG CTCTGAGGAATGcgaaaaacacgaagaaatatgaaaaggaacAAGCAGTCGACAGTCTCAAGCTAATGGAAGACAACCTTATTCAGGAAACCTTACAGAGCCTTAGCAGAGATGGCACTGTTCCTTGCAAGTGCCGTCACTCACCAGTGCCAGCTAATGAATATGCAGTTGAGA TGCCATGCCCGGGCCCCTTCAACGTCACGGGTATGTACGGTTTCGTGGTGTCTCCAGGGTACCCAGGCAACTACGGACATCACCGTGACTGCACGCTGGATCTCTGGTCGACCCACGGCACACGAATCGTCCTGACTTGGCTCGACTTCCACCTCGAGCCGTCAGAGGGTTGCAGAAAGGACAGCGTCACGATCACTGATTATGACTCTTCGGGCAAACCTGTTGGGAA GAACACGACCTGTGGCTGTGGCATAACGGACCGCACGCTGTTCACCTCCAACCACGTAAGCCTCCACTTTCGAAGCGACGCCCACGGGAACTTCTGCGGGTTCGAGTTCTTCTGGTATAGCATCTATAAG GAGTGA
- the LOC125038061 gene encoding uncharacterized protein LOC125038061 translates to MCPGLSPNIQQVDDARKTAVIDRELSRLGVDIACLQETRLPDSGTLREKSYTFFWKGKPPEEPRQHGVGFAIKNTLMTSIEPPSAGTERILTLRLSTSFGSATIISVYVPTLYSTPEDKDHTDMLYLLGDFNARVGADHEAWLSCLGAYGRGKINDNGQRLLELCCYHGLCVTNTLFPCKEIHQVSWRHPRSRHWHQLDLVLTRRKDLASVLLTRTYHSADCDTDHSLVASKVRIAPRKIHHSKKSGRPRVNTCNARNLLKMQGFLNLLNVTLARKEHNHADWFEAHWDRMEPVVEAKRKTRLAYKNAPNPTTLTALRVARKTSQQTARHCANIYWLNLCSRIQLAADVGDARGMYEGIKKATGPAPSKSAPLKTKTGDVITDQGKQLERWVEHYLELYATQNVVTDAALADTPDLPVTEELDALPTKEELSKAISNLSSGKAPGIDSIPAEVLKSGKPALLEPLHTLLCKCWEKGHIPQDMRDANIVTLYKNKGDKSDCNNYRGISLF, encoded by the exons ATGTGTCCCGGCCTCTCCCCCAACATCCAACAGGTTGATGATGCCAGGAAAACAGCTGTCATCGACAGAGAGCTCTCTCGGCTAGGTGTAGACATTGCATGCTTGCAGGAGACGAGGCTTCCAGACAGTGGCACCCTCAGAGAAAAGAGCTACACCTTCTTCTGGAAAGGTAAACCCCCTGAAGAACCCCGCCAGCATGGTGTCGGCTTTGCCATAAAGAACACACTGATGACCTCCATCGAGCCCCCTTCAGCAGGCACAGAGAGAATTCTTACCCTTCGCCTGTCCACGTCTTTCGGCTCAGCCACCATCATCAGTGTGTACGTGCCCACGCTGTACTCTACTCCTGAGGATAAGGACCA CACTGACATGCTTTACCTccttggcgacttcaacgccagAGTGGGAGCTGACCACGAGGCTTGGCTCTCCTGTCTCGGTGCCTATGGACGCGGGAAGATAAATGACAATGGCCAGCGTCTGCTAGAGCTGTGCTGCTACCACGGCCTATGCGTCACCAACACCCTCTTCCCGTGCAAAGAAATCCATCAGGTCTCCTGGAGACATCCTCGTTCACGCCACTGGCACCAGCTCGACTTGGTATTGACCAGACGCAAGGACCTTGCCAGCGTCCTCCTCACCCGTACCTACCACAGTGCTGACTGCGACACTGACCATTCCCTCGTCGCCAGTAAGGTGCGCATTGCCCCGAGGAAGATACACCACAGCAAGAAGAGCGGACGGCCACGCGTCAACACCTGCAATGCCAGAAACCTCCTTAAGATGCAGGGCTTCCTGAACCTTCTCAACGTGACCCTAGCAAGGAAGGAACACAATCACGCTGACTGGTTTGAGGCTCACTGGGACAGGATGGAGCCTGTGGTTGAGGCTAAGAGGAAGACCCGTCTGGCCTACAAGAACGCTCCAAACCCCACCACGCTTACTGCACTCAGGGTTGCCAGGAAAACATCCCAGCAGACAGCTCGTCACTGCGCAAACATCTACTGGTTAAATCTCTGCAGTAGAATACAGCTTGCTGCAGACGTAGGAGATGCAAGAGGGATGTACGAGGGCATCAAGAAGGCGACAGGTCCAGCGCCCAGTAAGTCCGCCCCCCTCAAGACCAAGACAGGCGACGTGATCACCGACCAAGGCAAGCAGCTAGAACGATGGGTTGAGCACTACCTGGAGCTGTATGCCACGCAAAATGTTGTCACTGATGCTGCCCTTGCCGACACCCCTGACCTGCCTGTAACGGAGGAACTTGATGCACTGCCCACAAAGGAGGAGCTCAGTAAAGCCATCAGCAATCTCTCAAGTGGAAAGGCCCCAGGGATTGACAGCATTCCAGCAGAGGTCCTAAAGAGTGGGAAACCTGCACTACTCGAGCCCCTGCACACCCTTCTCTGCAAATGTTGGGAGAAAGGACACATCCCTCAGGACATGCGTGATGCGAACATCGTCACCCTGTACAAAAACAAGGGTGACAAAAGCGACTGCAACAACTATCGAGGTATATCTCTCTTCTGA